Proteins found in one Corynebacterium zhongnanshanii genomic segment:
- a CDS encoding alpha,alpha-trehalose-phosphate synthase (UDP-forming), producing MTTPVKSDFVVVANRLPVDRTTDKKTGEEAWTPSPGGLVTALRPVLTSHDGAWVGWPGSTDTVTVEDMPTHEEAGITMMPVNLNAQDFEEFYEGFSNGCLWPLYHDLIVKPSYNKQWWKRYAQVNQHFANACSEVLSEDATVWVQDYQLHLVPGMLRARHPKLRIGFFLHIPFPSPELFRQLPWRRDILEGTLGADLVGFHTQDSARNFMITLRALGYEVEILDDDDNAAFLRGARLPDSGHTVGYVRMDDARTVTVGVFPISIDSTKVQQQAITPDTRAAADRLREELGNPRFLLAGVDRMDYTKGILHRLTALEKLLDEGTIEPKDVVMIQVATPSRERLNDYRVSREEVEKVVTRINGNHGSLTRPVVQYVHTNLPFTSLLALYTATDLMLVTALKDGMNLVAKEYVACHSDGSGALVLSEFTGAATQLVQAHLCNPYDPDSIGLAIQRAMAGDPEDKKHRMRAMWEHVRVNDVDHWAQSFLEQL from the coding sequence GTGACCACGCCCGTCAAGAGTGATTTTGTTGTTGTAGCCAACCGCCTGCCGGTGGACCGGACAACGGACAAGAAAACTGGCGAGGAGGCATGGACTCCCTCCCCTGGCGGGCTTGTCACAGCGCTGCGCCCGGTGCTGACCTCCCACGACGGGGCCTGGGTCGGGTGGCCCGGATCCACGGACACCGTGACGGTGGAGGACATGCCCACCCACGAGGAAGCCGGCATCACGATGATGCCGGTGAACTTGAACGCCCAGGACTTCGAGGAGTTCTACGAGGGCTTCTCCAACGGCTGCCTGTGGCCGCTCTACCACGACCTGATCGTGAAGCCCAGCTACAACAAGCAGTGGTGGAAGCGCTACGCGCAGGTCAACCAGCATTTCGCGAACGCCTGCTCCGAGGTCCTGTCCGAGGACGCAACCGTGTGGGTGCAGGACTACCAGCTGCACCTGGTTCCGGGGATGCTCCGCGCGCGCCACCCCAAGCTGCGGATTGGGTTCTTCCTGCACATTCCGTTCCCCTCCCCGGAGCTGTTCCGCCAGTTGCCGTGGCGCCGGGACATCCTGGAAGGCACGCTGGGCGCGGACCTGGTGGGCTTCCACACCCAGGACAGCGCCCGCAACTTCATGATCACTCTGCGCGCCCTGGGCTACGAGGTGGAGATCCTGGACGACGATGACAACGCTGCCTTTCTGCGCGGCGCCCGCCTGCCGGATTCCGGCCACACGGTGGGCTATGTGCGCATGGATGACGCGCGCACCGTGACCGTGGGCGTGTTCCCCATCTCCATTGATTCCACGAAGGTGCAGCAGCAGGCCATCACGCCGGACACCCGGGCTGCCGCGGATCGCCTGCGCGAGGAGCTGGGAAACCCCCGCTTTTTGCTGGCCGGTGTGGACCGGATGGACTACACGAAGGGCATCCTGCATCGCCTGACCGCACTGGAGAAGCTGCTGGACGAGGGCACCATCGAGCCGAAGGACGTAGTGATGATTCAGGTCGCCACGCCCTCGCGCGAGCGCCTCAATGACTACCGTGTCTCCCGCGAAGAGGTGGAGAAGGTGGTGACCCGCATCAACGGCAACCACGGATCCTTGACCCGCCCCGTGGTGCAGTACGTGCACACGAATCTGCCGTTTACCAGCTTGCTGGCGCTCTACACCGCCACCGATTTGATGCTGGTCACGGCGTTGAAGGACGGCATGAACCTGGTGGCCAAGGAGTACGTGGCCTGCCACTCCGATGGCTCAGGTGCGCTGGTGCTCTCCGAGTTCACGGGCGCGGCCACGCAGCTGGTTCAGGCGCACCTGTGCAACCCCTACGACCCCGACTCCATCGGCCTGGCCATCCAGCGCGCCATGGCCGGCGACCCGGAGGATAAGAAGCACCGCATGCGCGCCATGTGGGAGCACGTGCGGGTCAATGATGTGGACCACTGGGCTCAATCGTTCCTGGAGCAACTATGA
- a CDS encoding PH domain-containing protein, whose protein sequence is MHPVSPKLVPVRYVTHLSFWAVLILAETAAGFFGHPWFYVGTVVFLAIFVWLLWLIPAQVRNMGWLETDDELLITTGKLWHTFTVVPYGRIQFVDVTSGPVERLWGLKTVQLHTASAGTDAKVKGLPAKEADALRERLTVQARERMSGL, encoded by the coding sequence ATGCACCCGGTGTCGCCCAAGCTGGTCCCCGTGCGCTACGTGACGCACCTGTCGTTCTGGGCGGTGCTCATCCTGGCAGAGACTGCCGCCGGGTTCTTTGGGCACCCGTGGTTTTACGTCGGCACGGTGGTGTTCCTGGCGATCTTTGTGTGGTTACTGTGGCTCATCCCGGCGCAGGTGCGCAACATGGGCTGGCTGGAAACCGACGACGAGCTTCTCATCACCACCGGCAAACTCTGGCACACCTTTACTGTGGTGCCCTACGGCCGCATCCAATTCGTCGACGTCACCTCCGGGCCGGTGGAGCGTCTGTGGGGGCTGAAGACGGTGCAGCTGCACACGGCCTCGGCGGGTACTGATGCCAAGGTGAAGGGCCTGCCGGCGAAGGAGGCTGACGCGTTACGTGAGCGGCTGACCGTCCAAGCCCGAGAGAGAATGAGTGGGCTATGA
- a CDS encoding PH domain-containing protein has protein sequence MSEQGYRPVHRLTPLLRFWTAILAVFTIMVLNTSLSTVSDLAHFLNEGHWGAATRWALVGLGGFVAVCAGIWVVSGVWWRRMGYLLGDEEIAFRHGVLTTALRSARYERIQAVDVVEDLIARVFGLAAVRVETAGGESSAIQILYLKKQVAESVRQEILSHVHSAPAEPTDADARPMIEQVPIQRTMVAEALRPGTLLTVAAAVAVVFTPLSLAALVPFLVGMVPTVWNLVDTSWKFTLHCDEADGDTVLNLSYGLADRRRQTIRLDRIHGVRVSQPLLWRLFGWYQVHVSVAGYGAVAGKASGSTRILPVGTREQALELFALVSALSAADIEQYARPEGYTRPTYTSPDRARWVSPVDLRQQSVTLHEGVAIVHEGRLSRRVMAVETSHIQELTYMAGPFSQMLGLATVSFELVGGPVRMAGRNLDSADAAALLTRLRQRRLPDMPAEGDLPIH, from the coding sequence ATGAGCGAGCAGGGGTACCGCCCGGTGCACCGCCTCACGCCGCTGCTGCGTTTCTGGACAGCCATTCTGGCCGTGTTCACGATTATGGTGTTGAATACCAGCCTGTCCACCGTGTCTGACCTGGCCCATTTCTTGAACGAGGGCCACTGGGGCGCGGCCACGCGCTGGGCGCTGGTGGGCCTGGGCGGATTCGTGGCAGTGTGCGCAGGGATCTGGGTGGTCTCGGGGGTGTGGTGGCGCCGGATGGGCTACCTTCTGGGTGACGAGGAGATCGCCTTTCGCCACGGCGTGCTGACCACAGCATTGCGCAGCGCCCGCTACGAGCGTATCCAGGCGGTCGATGTGGTGGAGGACCTGATTGCCCGCGTATTTGGGCTTGCCGCGGTGCGGGTGGAGACTGCCGGCGGCGAGTCCTCGGCGATCCAGATCTTGTACCTGAAAAAGCAGGTGGCGGAGAGCGTGCGGCAGGAGATCCTGTCCCACGTGCACAGTGCTCCTGCTGAACCTACCGACGCCGACGCCAGGCCCATGATCGAACAGGTCCCCATCCAACGTACGATGGTTGCCGAGGCCCTTCGACCGGGAACATTGCTGACGGTGGCGGCCGCCGTCGCGGTGGTGTTCACCCCCTTGAGCCTGGCGGCACTGGTGCCTTTCCTGGTGGGCATGGTGCCGACGGTGTGGAACTTGGTGGATACGTCCTGGAAGTTCACACTGCACTGCGATGAGGCCGATGGGGACACGGTGTTGAACCTGTCCTATGGCCTGGCGGACAGACGCCGGCAAACCATCCGCTTGGACCGCATCCACGGGGTGCGGGTGAGCCAGCCGCTGTTATGGCGGCTGTTCGGGTGGTACCAGGTGCACGTCTCGGTGGCGGGCTATGGCGCTGTGGCCGGCAAGGCCTCCGGCTCCACGCGTATCTTACCGGTCGGTACGCGCGAGCAGGCGCTGGAGCTATTTGCGCTGGTCTCGGCACTGTCCGCAGCCGATATCGAGCAGTACGCGCGCCCGGAGGGATACACCCGGCCCACGTACACCTCACCGGACAGGGCCCGGTGGGTCTCCCCGGTGGATCTGCGTCAGCAGTCCGTCACGTTGCATGAGGGCGTGGCCATTGTCCACGAGGGCAGGCTGTCGCGGCGGGTGATGGCGGTGGAGACTTCCCACATCCAGGAGCTGACGTACATGGCCGGGCCATTCAGCCAGATGCTGGGCCTCGCCACAGTGAGCTTCGAACTGGTAGGCGGCCCGGTGCGCATGGCGGGGCGCAACTTGGACTCTGCCGACGCTGCCGCCCTTCTCACGCGCCTGCGCCAGCGCCGCCTGCCGGATATGCCTGCGGAGGGCGACCTGCCGATTCACTAA
- a CDS encoding L,D-transpeptidase — translation MISHRKNSVRGKVAAVALSALTVAGMSTGIASAQPAAPGSAPAPTQGDFNNWVLDQRDTLSAQADALPEQFRGPVRDAIDNTTNFVAPGALQARADETARRDAAARAEQARIAAEQDAARRATNTANTPCPAWARACVDIAGHRSWLQDGGRTVYGPVRSNTGRPGQETPRGTFTIQYKVKDEVSREFNNAPMPWATYFTNSGHAFHQGDPTVQSAGCVRLDADSARTFFNHLNPGDKVFIY, via the coding sequence ATGATCTCCCATCGCAAGAACTCCGTCCGCGGCAAGGTCGCCGCAGTGGCACTGTCTGCTTTGACGGTCGCCGGCATGTCCACCGGAATCGCCTCCGCGCAGCCAGCAGCTCCTGGCAGCGCCCCGGCTCCTACCCAGGGTGACTTCAACAACTGGGTTCTGGACCAGCGCGACACCTTGAGCGCCCAGGCCGACGCCCTGCCAGAGCAGTTCCGCGGCCCTGTGCGTGACGCCATCGACAACACCACCAACTTCGTGGCACCAGGCGCCCTGCAGGCACGCGCCGACGAGACCGCGCGCCGCGACGCCGCAGCCCGCGCCGAGCAGGCCCGCATCGCAGCAGAGCAGGATGCAGCACGCCGCGCCACCAACACCGCGAATACCCCATGCCCCGCATGGGCACGCGCTTGCGTAGACATCGCCGGTCACCGCTCCTGGCTCCAGGATGGCGGCCGTACCGTCTACGGCCCCGTGCGCTCCAACACCGGCCGCCCAGGCCAGGAGACCCCACGCGGCACCTTCACCATCCAGTACAAGGTGAAGGACGAAGTATCCCGCGAATTTAACAACGCCCCGATGCCATGGGCAACCTACTTCACCAACTCCGGTCACGCGTTCCACCAGGGTGACCCAACGGTTCAGTCCGCAGGCTGCGTGCGCCTCGACGCCGACTCCGCCCGCACATTCTTCAACCACCTGAACCCAGGCGACAAGGTCTTCATTTACTAA
- a CDS encoding Panacea domain-containing protein — MSAIKAAQAVNFFLEQNANDPQSVDGDQYLKLIKLLWAADRHSLRNFGSEVTEDHYFALPYGPVASETYDLMKACRQGAEMRPDTTSQSDTLWWREHFETRRYALHRLADPGSDHLSPADILMLEEAYVQFRESGGFETARNISHIYPEWTRAYDSRSSVRAFPIDLVDFFDDPENHEDQYFQVDPETLEAARYFYNERAALSSAIGIEL, encoded by the coding sequence ATGTCTGCCATCAAGGCCGCTCAAGCCGTCAACTTCTTTCTAGAGCAGAACGCCAACGATCCTCAGAGCGTAGACGGAGACCAGTATCTCAAGCTCATCAAGCTGCTGTGGGCGGCTGACCGCCATAGCCTGCGCAACTTCGGTAGCGAAGTGACGGAGGATCACTACTTCGCACTTCCCTACGGTCCAGTAGCCTCCGAGACCTACGATCTCATGAAGGCCTGCAGGCAGGGAGCCGAGATGAGACCTGACACGACTTCTCAATCGGATACCTTGTGGTGGAGAGAACACTTTGAGACTCGGAGATATGCACTCCACCGCCTTGCCGACCCAGGTAGTGATCACCTCTCCCCAGCTGACATCCTGATGCTCGAGGAAGCCTACGTCCAATTTCGAGAAAGTGGAGGCTTTGAGACGGCTCGGAATATCAGCCATATTTACCCAGAATGGACGCGAGCCTATGACAGTCGTTCATCGGTACGCGCGTTTCCTATCGACCTCGTCGACTTCTTCGATGACCCAGAGAACCACGAGGACCAGTACTTCCAAGTAGATCCTGAGACGCTCGAAGCGGCACGCTACTTTTACAACGAGCGTGCAGCACTGTCCAGTGCGATTGGAATTGAATTGTAG
- the thrE gene encoding threonine/serine exporter ThrE has protein sequence MGSFATKILAKGSDLLFSGNRATIDAIRMAPPPSPLAPVDLTDPNQVQDVMDLAARIGDLLLAAGTGNSDARAHIHAITTAYGLYYTHVDITLNTITVYARVTDDTPPVNVFRVVHKLSTDYSHLTELDRLIRSIVRGAAPLDEARAILTEIEQSPLPFRNRYALLAWGGFAGAVSLLLGGGWAVAVVATITTLFIMTLNAWLASKSLPMFFQNVLGGFMAVIPAAICYPLAQMSGLYLPPSLVIASCIVALLAGLQLVQTIQDGVTGAPITASARFFETILMTGGIIAGIAVGIQAVDHIGVSLPPLNTSQTSGILGTTAVQILSGAFATAFFCLANFCERRATLVAGTTALLASISFFFITDVLQLSLMMANTVCALAVGFAGGILSRRFLLPPQITAATGIVPFLPGLALYRGMSSLLNDEFIQGLSNLALALATATALAAGVVFGEWVARRVRRPHILHRAGRVLRPVIRPEGSRRQTRAFSPVYWRKGTKMGLRAPWAWRRSTDTSIYEVFEDTELDFNDSSSDSNAGDSERMSEG, from the coding sequence GTGGGAAGCTTCGCAACAAAGATTTTAGCCAAAGGGTCCGATCTGCTCTTTTCCGGAAATCGGGCGACCATTGACGCCATCCGCATGGCGCCGCCTCCATCCCCGCTGGCGCCGGTGGACCTCACGGACCCCAACCAGGTCCAGGACGTGATGGACCTCGCCGCGCGCATCGGGGACTTGCTGCTGGCTGCGGGGACGGGCAATTCCGACGCCCGCGCGCATATCCACGCCATCACCACCGCCTACGGCCTGTACTACACGCACGTGGACATCACGTTGAACACCATCACGGTCTACGCTCGCGTCACCGATGACACCCCACCCGTCAACGTCTTCCGCGTGGTCCACAAGCTCTCCACGGACTACTCCCACCTCACGGAACTGGACCGGCTGATCCGTTCCATCGTGCGCGGCGCCGCCCCACTGGATGAGGCGCGCGCCATCCTCACCGAGATCGAGCAGTCGCCACTGCCCTTCCGCAACCGCTACGCCCTCCTGGCGTGGGGCGGCTTCGCCGGCGCGGTGTCCCTCCTGCTCGGCGGTGGCTGGGCCGTGGCCGTGGTCGCCACGATCACCACGCTGTTCATCATGACGCTGAACGCCTGGCTGGCCTCCAAGTCCCTGCCCATGTTCTTCCAGAACGTGCTGGGCGGATTCATGGCCGTGATCCCGGCAGCGATCTGTTACCCCCTGGCGCAGATGTCCGGGCTGTACCTGCCGCCGTCGTTGGTGATCGCCTCCTGCATCGTGGCTCTGTTGGCCGGGCTGCAGCTCGTCCAAACCATCCAGGATGGGGTGACGGGCGCACCGATCACGGCGTCGGCACGATTTTTCGAAACGATCCTGATGACGGGCGGCATCATCGCGGGTATCGCGGTGGGGATTCAGGCGGTGGATCACATTGGCGTGTCCCTGCCGCCGCTGAACACCAGCCAAACCTCCGGCATTCTGGGGACAACGGCGGTGCAGATCCTGTCGGGCGCGTTCGCCACGGCGTTTTTCTGCCTGGCGAACTTCTGCGAACGGCGCGCCACGCTGGTTGCCGGGACGACCGCACTGCTGGCGTCCATCTCCTTCTTCTTCATCACCGACGTGCTGCAGCTGTCCCTCATGATGGCCAACACCGTCTGCGCGCTGGCCGTGGGCTTCGCCGGAGGTATCCTCTCCCGCCGCTTCCTGCTTCCCCCGCAGATCACCGCCGCCACCGGCATTGTGCCCTTTCTGCCCGGCCTCGCGTTATATAGAGGTATGAGCTCCCTGCTGAACGACGAGTTCATCCAGGGGCTGTCCAACCTGGCGCTCGCGCTGGCCACCGCCACCGCCCTGGCCGCCGGCGTGGTCTTCGGCGAGTGGGTCGCCCGACGCGTGCGCCGCCCGCACATCCTGCACCGCGCCGGACGCGTCCTGCGCCCCGTCATCCGCCCCGAAGGCTCCCGGCGGCAAACGCGAGCATTCTCCCCCGTCTATTGGCGCAAGGGAACAAAGATGGGGCTGCGGGCACCGTGGGCCTGGCGTCGATCCACAGACACATCTATTTATGAAGTGTTCGAGGATACGGAATTGGACTTCAACGACAGCAGCTCAGACAGCAATGCAGGGGACAGTGAGCGGATGTCTGAGGGATAA
- the otsB gene encoding trehalose-phosphatase — MTTHAPDISASDIEALAAADCLLVAMDFDGTMAPFHDDPMRARAEDGCIESLKALAAMDDTIAMIVSGRNLAQLREVTGLSEGNEAGIHLIGSHGAEPAGTGFTPLSEAQRELYESLAVAAEAAASLHPGLWVERKPLSVGLHSRTCDNKDVADQAHASFLSHAQGMDNVMITQGKAVIEVAVDSTSKGDYISAFREEHCIPTVVFAGDDTTDESVMRVLHTQRTDMGIKVGAGASRANRRLSGTVAVRDFLAQLVEARRLD; from the coding sequence GTGACCACCCACGCGCCGGACATCAGCGCCTCCGATATCGAGGCTTTGGCTGCGGCTGACTGCCTCCTGGTTGCCATGGATTTCGATGGGACCATGGCGCCTTTTCACGACGACCCCATGCGTGCGCGGGCCGAGGACGGATGCATCGAGAGCCTGAAGGCGCTGGCGGCGATGGATGACACGATCGCGATGATTGTCTCCGGCCGGAACCTGGCGCAGCTGCGCGAGGTCACGGGACTGTCCGAGGGCAACGAGGCGGGGATTCACCTGATCGGCAGCCACGGCGCCGAGCCCGCGGGGACGGGCTTTACTCCCCTGTCCGAGGCGCAGCGGGAGCTGTATGAGTCCTTGGCGGTGGCGGCGGAGGCGGCGGCGTCTCTGCACCCGGGGCTGTGGGTGGAGCGCAAGCCGCTGTCCGTGGGGCTGCACTCCCGCACGTGCGACAACAAGGACGTGGCGGATCAGGCGCATGCGTCCTTCTTGAGCCACGCCCAGGGGATGGACAACGTGATGATCACCCAGGGCAAGGCGGTGATTGAGGTTGCGGTGGACTCCACGTCCAAGGGGGACTACATCTCCGCGTTTCGGGAGGAGCACTGCATCCCCACGGTGGTGTTCGCGGGGGATGACACCACCGACGAGTCCGTGATGCGGGTGCTGCACACCCAGCGCACGGACATGGGCATCAAGGTGGGCGCCGGGGCTTCCCGGGCGAACCGGCGACTGTCCGGGACGGTAGCCGTGCGCGATTTCCTAGCCCAGCTGGTGGAGGCGCGGCGGCTGGACTGA
- a CDS encoding esterase/lipase family protein produces the protein MPNSFIRRINEVGHWEESPDYPVSPSEPRPVVVIHGTVGGRGNFARLVPYLRSRFDGRSRRVFSVSYGDNGTTHLLESLEEIEQQLLTLQSSTKARSFDVVAHSQGGLQSLAVASRPTAGHLIHHIVGLGADFRGVRMPWSSLPDARRAWFNQVVEGVAGPAFAQQIAGSPQLETMLREVGDCTVPITQIATQYDRTVPVEAAFSLADDNELTGLPAHPGPLRLVLVQQYYPELRVAHNMLLRNNKVARMVKYALEHPPQHS, from the coding sequence ATGCCCAATTCCTTCATCCGACGGATCAACGAGGTGGGCCATTGGGAGGAATCACCGGACTACCCGGTCTCCCCGTCTGAGCCCCGCCCCGTGGTGGTGATCCATGGCACCGTGGGAGGGCGCGGCAACTTCGCCCGCCTGGTGCCGTACCTGCGCTCCCGCTTCGACGGCCGCTCGCGCCGCGTGTTCAGCGTGTCCTACGGGGACAACGGCACCACGCACCTCCTGGAGTCCCTGGAGGAGATCGAGCAGCAGCTGCTCACCCTGCAATCCTCCACGAAGGCCCGCAGTTTCGACGTGGTCGCGCACTCCCAGGGTGGGCTGCAGTCGCTGGCGGTTGCGTCCCGCCCCACGGCGGGTCACCTGATCCATCACATTGTGGGCCTGGGTGCTGACTTCCGCGGGGTGCGGATGCCATGGTCCTCCTTGCCCGACGCCCGGCGCGCGTGGTTCAACCAGGTCGTCGAGGGGGTTGCGGGCCCGGCGTTTGCCCAGCAGATCGCGGGCTCGCCTCAGTTGGAGACGATGCTGCGCGAGGTGGGCGATTGCACTGTGCCCATCACGCAGATTGCCACGCAGTACGACCGCACGGTGCCGGTGGAGGCAGCCTTTTCGTTGGCTGATGACAACGAGCTGACAGGCCTGCCCGCGCACCCCGGGCCGCTGCGGCTGGTGCTGGTGCAGCAGTACTACCCGGAGTTGCGGGTGGCGCACAACATGTTGCTGCGGAATAACAAGGTGGCGCGCATGGTGAAGTACGCGCTAGAGCACCCGCCGCAGCATTCTTAG
- a CDS encoding sensor histidine kinase has translation MPKTTRKVKGILARFPLRVSLVLLITVIVAIGLFLSSLAVTGILQGFLVHRVDQQLEQATRTWAFNHSTDEDSHGDATSEWGSTMPQTGPDHPPSKFVVLKVSGDTVYQYLNSINDSKPDLTTLIEPTGPVTVPAQQGSASSDPWRAISVRDSDGIVTIVALPLSDENRIIRHLLSLQFFIGAGVLILVIVFSMLLVRRALRPLNEVENTASLISQGQLDQRVPALPEHTEVGRLSAALNRMLTQIQYAFMAVAGSEKAARQSEQSMRRFIGDASHELRTPLTSVRGYAELYQSGATDDADMVLAKISEESARMSLLVEDLLALVRMDEGRPLVEEKVDMLELVLESADSARAGFPDRTITVNNRTGSIPVVIGDVNRLHQVVGNLLTNSLRHGGEDAEVSIVLDKRDDQVILDVVDNGVGIAEKDLPHLFERFYRPDVSRSRASGGSGLGLSIVKGLVEAHRGKITVDSTLGEGTTFHITLPAAPDSD, from the coding sequence GTGCCGAAAACAACGCGCAAAGTAAAAGGTATCCTGGCGCGCTTCCCCCTCAGGGTGTCCTTGGTGCTGCTGATCACCGTGATCGTGGCCATCGGGCTGTTCCTGTCCAGCCTGGCCGTCACCGGAATCCTCCAGGGCTTCCTGGTCCATCGCGTGGATCAGCAGCTGGAGCAGGCCACCCGCACGTGGGCGTTCAACCACTCCACGGATGAGGACTCCCACGGCGACGCCACATCGGAGTGGGGCAGCACCATGCCCCAGACGGGGCCCGACCACCCGCCGTCGAAGTTCGTAGTTCTCAAAGTCTCGGGGGACACGGTGTACCAGTACCTCAACTCGATCAACGACTCGAAGCCGGACCTCACCACCCTGATCGAGCCCACTGGCCCCGTGACCGTCCCCGCGCAGCAGGGCTCCGCCTCCTCCGACCCGTGGCGCGCGATTAGCGTGCGGGATTCGGACGGCATCGTCACCATTGTCGCGTTGCCCCTGTCCGACGAGAACCGCATCATCCGGCACCTCCTGTCCCTGCAGTTCTTCATCGGCGCGGGCGTCCTGATCCTCGTGATCGTGTTCAGCATGCTGCTAGTCCGCCGCGCCTTGCGGCCGCTCAACGAGGTAGAGAACACCGCCTCCCTCATTTCCCAGGGCCAGCTGGATCAGCGCGTGCCAGCCCTGCCGGAGCACACCGAGGTGGGCCGACTGTCCGCCGCCCTGAACCGCATGCTGACCCAGATCCAGTACGCCTTCATGGCCGTCGCCGGCTCCGAAAAGGCCGCGCGCCAGTCCGAGCAGTCGATGCGCCGCTTCATCGGCGACGCCTCCCACGAACTGCGTACCCCCCTGACCTCCGTGCGAGGTTACGCTGAGCTGTACCAATCTGGTGCCACCGACGACGCCGACATGGTGCTCGCCAAGATATCCGAAGAATCCGCCCGCATGTCCTTGCTTGTGGAGGATCTCTTGGCGTTGGTACGCATGGACGAGGGCCGTCCGCTGGTGGAGGAGAAGGTGGACATGCTGGAGCTGGTGCTGGAGTCCGCCGATTCCGCCCGCGCCGGGTTCCCCGACCGCACCATCACCGTCAACAACCGCACCGGCTCGATCCCCGTGGTGATTGGCGACGTCAACCGCCTCCACCAGGTGGTCGGCAACCTGCTGACCAACTCACTGCGCCACGGCGGCGAGGACGCGGAGGTGAGCATCGTGCTGGACAAGAGGGACGACCAGGTGATCCTCGACGTGGTGGATAACGGCGTGGGCATCGCCGAGAAGGACCTGCCGCACCTCTTCGAGCGCTTCTACCGCCCGGACGTCTCCCGCAGCCGCGCCTCCGGCGGCTCCGGCCTGGGACTGTCCATTGTGAAGGGACTTGTGGAGGCGCACCGCGGAAAGATCACGGTCGACAGCACTCTCGGGGAGGGCACCACCTTCCACATCACCCTGCCCGCCGCACCGGACAGCGACTAA
- a CDS encoding response regulator transcription factor, with product MTMPQSQAIKVLVVDDEANISDLIKVSLKFQGFDVETADSGLKALEIAEEFQPDAFILDVMMPGMDGFTLLSKLRARGHEAPVLFLTAKDGVEDRIHGLTIGADDYVTKPFSLEEVITRLRVILRRVSVEDTEEDSSVLTYEDITLDDDMHEVTKGGEVVELSPTEFKLLRYLMVNAEVVLSKSKILDHVWNYDFGGDGNVVESYVSYLRRKIDTKEPRLIHTVRGVGYVLRKPRV from the coding sequence ATGACCATGCCTCAATCCCAAGCGATCAAAGTCCTCGTCGTTGATGACGAGGCAAATATTTCTGATCTCATCAAAGTGAGCCTCAAGTTCCAGGGCTTTGACGTGGAAACCGCGGACTCCGGCCTCAAGGCCCTGGAGATCGCCGAGGAGTTCCAACCGGACGCCTTCATTCTGGACGTGATGATGCCCGGCATGGATGGGTTCACACTGCTGTCCAAGCTGCGTGCCCGCGGACACGAGGCACCCGTGCTTTTCCTCACCGCCAAAGATGGCGTGGAGGACCGTATCCACGGCCTGACCATCGGCGCCGACGACTACGTCACCAAACCCTTCAGCCTGGAGGAAGTTATCACCCGCCTGCGCGTGATTCTGCGCCGCGTGTCCGTGGAGGACACGGAGGAGGATTCCTCCGTCCTCACCTATGAGGACATCACCCTGGACGACGACATGCACGAGGTCACCAAGGGCGGCGAGGTCGTGGAGCTGTCTCCCACAGAGTTTAAGCTGCTGCGCTACCTGATGGTCAACGCGGAGGTTGTGCTGTCGAAGTCCAAGATCCTGGATCATGTGTGGAACTACGACTTCGGCGGCGACGGCAACGTGGTGGAGTCCTACGTGTCCTACCTGCGCCGCAAGATTGATACGAAGGAACCACGCCTGATTCACACCGTCCGCGGCGTGGGCTACGTGCTGCGGAAGCCGCGAGTCTAG
- a CDS encoding HIT family protein, with protein sequence MPSVFTKIINGELPGRFVYRDDSVVAFLTIEPLAYGHVLVVPIEETDKWTDLDPATWAHLNEVAQQIGQAVIAAFGSPRAGYIIAGFDVPHTHIHVFPTSKMSDYDFSKALGMNETDPQKMDDAAERIRAALSSAGVATGV encoded by the coding sequence ATGCCAAGTGTATTCACGAAGATTATTAACGGTGAGCTGCCCGGCCGCTTCGTCTACCGCGACGACAGCGTGGTCGCGTTCCTCACCATCGAGCCGCTGGCCTACGGTCACGTGCTGGTCGTCCCCATCGAGGAAACGGACAAGTGGACCGACCTGGATCCCGCCACGTGGGCGCACCTCAACGAGGTGGCACAGCAGATCGGGCAAGCCGTGATCGCCGCGTTCGGCTCCCCGCGCGCCGGCTACATCATCGCCGGATTCGACGTGCCCCACACCCACATCCACGTGTTCCCCACGTCGAAGATGAGCGATTACGACTTCAGCAAGGCACTCGGGATGAACGAGACCGATCCGCAGAAAATGGACGACGCCGCCGAACGTATCCGCGCGGCACTGTCCTCGGCGGGTGTCGCCACGGGGGTATAA